In Mycobacterium sp. JS623, one genomic interval encodes:
- a CDS encoding IclR family transcriptional regulator encodes MSLYGSEVVVAEGVQSVERAFELLEIMSSSGGSVALGELAARAELPQPTIHRLVRTLLAMGYVRQLENRRYALGPKLIRLGESAAQLIGAWSRPHLTELVERTGESANMAVLDNDMAVYVAQVPSPHAMRMFTEVGRRVHLHCTGVGKALLMQLPNDSVEALMRRAGMPAANENSFTTPEALIRDIELSRSRGYAVDEGEQEIGVRCFAVPVPDAPTPTAISISGPAARLTLKSATKVTPLLKRVARDIASEFEALA; translated from the coding sequence TTGTCACTTTACGGATCGGAGGTCGTTGTGGCGGAGGGCGTGCAATCAGTTGAGCGTGCCTTCGAGCTGCTCGAGATCATGTCGAGTTCGGGCGGCAGTGTGGCGTTGGGGGAGTTGGCCGCTCGCGCCGAGCTGCCGCAGCCGACCATTCACCGCCTAGTCCGGACGCTGCTCGCGATGGGCTACGTGAGGCAGCTCGAGAACCGTCGCTATGCGCTGGGACCCAAACTGATTCGGCTTGGCGAAAGCGCCGCGCAGCTGATTGGCGCGTGGTCGCGGCCCCACCTGACCGAACTGGTCGAGCGGACGGGCGAGAGCGCCAACATGGCCGTCCTCGACAACGACATGGCGGTCTACGTCGCACAGGTGCCGTCGCCGCACGCGATGCGGATGTTCACCGAAGTGGGCAGGCGGGTCCACCTGCACTGCACCGGCGTCGGCAAGGCGCTGCTCATGCAACTTCCCAATGACAGTGTGGAGGCGCTGATGAGGCGCGCGGGCATGCCTGCGGCCAACGAGAATTCGTTCACCACCCCCGAGGCGTTGATCCGAGACATCGAGCTGAGCCGGTCCCGCGGCTATGCCGTCGACGAAGGCGAGCAAGAGATCGGCGTTCGGTGCTTCGCCGTACCCGTACCGGACGCCCCCACTCCGACCGCGATCTCGATCTCGGGACCGGCTGCCCGTCTCACGTTGAAGTCGGCGACGAAAGTGACGCCGCTGCTGAAACGCGTTGCCCGCGATATCGCCTCGGAGTTCGAAGCGCTTGCATAG
- the gcl gene encoding glyoxylate carboligase → MTRMRTVDAAVRILEIEGATQAFGLPGAAINPFYSAMRAHGGIKHVLARHVEAASHMAEGFTRAAAGNIGVCIGTSGPAGTDMITGLYSASADSIPILAITGQAPVARLHKEDFQAVDIASIAAPVTKMAMTVLEPGQVPGAFAQAFHLMRSGRPGPVLIDLPIDVQLAEIDFDPEAYQPLPVYKPAASRGQADKAIDMLVSAERPLIVAGGGIINADASDLLVELAEILNVPVVPTLMGWGTIPDDHRLAAGMVGLQTSQRYGNATMLASDFVLGIGNRWANRHTGGLDTYRRGRRFVHVDIEPTQIGRVFAPDFGIVSDAKAALEQFVAVAKERRAAGTLPDWSTWVDDCRQRKQTMHRKTHFDDVPIKPQRVYEEMNRAFGRDVRYVTAIGLSQIAGGQFLQVYGPRNWINCGQAGPLGWTVPAALGVAAADPTATVVGLSGDYDFQFLIEELAVGAQFNLPYVHVVVNNSYLGLIRQAQRNFDMNYHVSLGFDNINAQETDSDVPKGYGVDHLRVAEGLGCKAIQVVEPADIGPSLARAQQLAHEHKVPVVVEIFLEKITNIAMGTEIDNIMEFNDLAETLEDAPTAAALLLLD, encoded by the coding sequence ATGACACGGATGCGAACCGTCGACGCGGCGGTCAGAATCCTCGAAATCGAGGGCGCCACTCAGGCATTCGGCCTGCCGGGCGCGGCGATCAACCCGTTCTACTCGGCGATGCGCGCACACGGCGGTATCAAGCATGTGCTTGCCCGCCACGTCGAGGCCGCCAGCCACATGGCCGAGGGCTTCACCCGCGCCGCGGCGGGCAACATCGGCGTGTGCATCGGCACCTCGGGCCCTGCGGGCACCGACATGATCACCGGGTTGTACTCGGCCTCGGCGGATTCCATTCCGATCCTCGCGATCACCGGGCAGGCGCCGGTAGCCAGGCTGCACAAAGAGGACTTCCAGGCCGTCGACATCGCCTCGATCGCTGCACCGGTCACCAAGATGGCGATGACCGTGCTCGAACCCGGCCAAGTCCCAGGCGCTTTCGCGCAGGCCTTCCATCTGATGCGGTCGGGCCGACCGGGACCTGTGCTGATCGATCTGCCCATCGACGTTCAGCTTGCCGAGATCGATTTCGACCCCGAGGCCTATCAGCCGCTGCCGGTCTACAAACCTGCGGCGTCGCGTGGTCAGGCCGACAAGGCCATCGACATGCTGGTGTCCGCCGAGCGGCCGTTGATCGTTGCCGGCGGCGGCATCATCAACGCCGACGCCTCGGATCTGCTGGTCGAGTTGGCCGAGATCCTGAATGTTCCTGTCGTGCCGACGCTTATGGGCTGGGGCACCATTCCGGACGATCACCGGCTGGCGGCAGGCATGGTCGGTCTGCAGACGTCGCAACGCTACGGCAATGCGACCATGCTCGCCTCCGACTTCGTTCTCGGAATCGGTAACCGGTGGGCCAACCGGCACACCGGTGGACTGGATACCTACCGGCGGGGACGACGGTTCGTTCACGTCGACATCGAGCCGACCCAGATCGGCCGCGTCTTCGCGCCTGATTTCGGGATCGTCTCGGATGCGAAGGCGGCGCTCGAGCAGTTTGTCGCCGTCGCGAAGGAGCGCCGCGCGGCGGGGACCCTGCCGGATTGGAGCACCTGGGTCGACGATTGCAGGCAGCGCAAGCAGACGATGCACCGCAAGACCCACTTCGACGACGTGCCGATCAAGCCGCAGCGCGTTTACGAGGAGATGAACCGCGCGTTCGGCCGCGACGTTCGATACGTCACCGCGATCGGGCTCTCGCAGATCGCCGGCGGGCAGTTCCTTCAGGTGTACGGACCGCGGAACTGGATCAACTGCGGACAGGCCGGCCCGCTGGGGTGGACCGTGCCCGCGGCGCTCGGTGTCGCCGCCGCCGATCCCACCGCGACCGTGGTGGGGCTGTCGGGCGACTACGACTTCCAGTTCCTCATCGAGGAGCTGGCCGTCGGCGCGCAGTTCAACCTGCCCTACGTCCATGTGGTGGTGAACAACTCGTACCTCGGACTGATCCGCCAGGCGCAGCGCAACTTCGACATGAACTATCACGTGTCGCTGGGCTTCGACAACATCAACGCGCAGGAGACCGACAGCGACGTTCCGAAGGGCTACGGCGTTGACCATCTTCGTGTCGCGGAAGGCTTGGGCTGCAAGGCAATCCAGGTGGTCGAGCCGGCGGATATCGGCCCGTCGTTGGCGAGGGCGCAACAACTGGCCCACGAGCACAAGGTTCCGGTGGTCGTCGAGATCTTCCTCGAGAAGATCACCAACATTGCGATGGGTACCGAGATCGACAACATCATGGAGTTCAACGATCTCGCGGAAACGCTCGAGGACGCGCCGACGGCGGCGGCCCTGCTGCTACTCGACTAG
- a CDS encoding 2-hydroxy-3-oxopropionate reductase, producing MSTIAFIGLGIMGSPMACHLINAGHTVVGVDTSPERTAAVVEAGGKAAESIEQAVKDADVVAVMVPDSPQVQAVLLGDDGVFAHAQPGTLVIDFSSIRPDVTAEFAKSGVERGLRILDAPVSGGEPGAQNATLSIMVGGSADDFAAAKPIFDVVGKTIVHVGGNGAGQTVKAANQLIVAGNIELLAEAITFLKAYAVDIEAAVKVLGGGLAGSAVLDQKALKMLERNFDPGFRIALHHKDMGIVTAAAREAGVVTPLGSLVAQLMASAMANGDGGLDHSALLLGVERLSGKDS from the coding sequence ATGAGCACAATCGCTTTCATCGGACTGGGCATCATGGGCAGCCCGATGGCATGTCACCTGATCAATGCCGGCCACACCGTCGTCGGCGTCGACACGTCGCCCGAACGGACGGCCGCCGTCGTCGAAGCAGGCGGCAAGGCAGCCGAATCCATCGAACAGGCCGTCAAGGACGCCGACGTGGTCGCGGTCATGGTGCCCGACTCCCCACAGGTGCAGGCCGTTTTGTTGGGCGACGACGGGGTCTTCGCCCACGCCCAGCCCGGCACGCTGGTGATCGACTTCTCCTCCATCCGGCCCGATGTCACCGCGGAGTTCGCCAAAAGCGGCGTCGAGCGTGGACTGCGCATCCTTGACGCGCCGGTGTCCGGCGGTGAGCCGGGCGCGCAGAACGCGACGCTGTCGATCATGGTCGGTGGTTCGGCAGACGACTTCGCCGCTGCCAAACCGATTTTCGACGTGGTCGGCAAGACCATCGTGCACGTCGGCGGCAACGGTGCGGGGCAAACCGTCAAGGCGGCCAACCAGCTGATCGTTGCCGGCAACATCGAACTGCTCGCCGAGGCGATCACGTTCCTGAAGGCTTACGCCGTGGACATCGAGGCCGCTGTCAAGGTGCTGGGCGGCGGGCTGGCCGGTTCGGCCGTGCTCGACCAGAAGGCATTGAAGATGCTGGAGCGTAACTTCGATCCCGGTTTCCGAATCGCGCTGCACCACAAGGACATGGGCATCGTCACCGCCGCCGCGCGCGAAGCGGGTGTGGTCACCCCTCTCGGTTCACTGGTCGCACAACTCATGGCGTCGGCCATGGCCAACGGCGACGGCGGACTCGACCACTCGGCCCTGCTGTTGGGCGTCGAGCGGCTCTCGGGCAAGGACAGCTGA
- a CDS encoding hydroxypyruvate isomerase family protein → MTAYTVNCSILLTDLPLLDRPQAARNAGFEAVEFWWPFDTPTPPDADVTAFIRAIQDAGVQLTGLNFAAGDMPAGDRGILSNPALTQAFRDNVEVAVGIAETLGTRAFNALYGNRIDDYSPANQDDVATENLAYAARAVDRIGATVLIEPVSGAPRYPLLTAADAIRVIDRVHAQHGATNLRLLADFYHLHVNGDDIATAITDYGPRVGHVQIADAPGRGEPGTGEIPLRTYLEQLAAQGYQGYVGLEYKATKPDTFEWLPRAERGATLHAQAETRI, encoded by the coding sequence ATGACGGCCTATACGGTCAACTGCTCGATCCTGCTGACCGATCTGCCACTTCTGGATCGGCCGCAGGCGGCCCGCAACGCCGGCTTCGAGGCAGTCGAGTTCTGGTGGCCGTTCGACACCCCAACGCCGCCGGACGCCGACGTCACCGCCTTCATCCGGGCCATCCAGGATGCGGGTGTCCAGCTGACGGGCCTCAACTTCGCCGCTGGCGACATGCCCGCCGGCGATCGCGGAATCTTGTCGAATCCGGCCTTGACGCAAGCATTTCGGGACAACGTCGAGGTCGCCGTCGGAATCGCCGAGACGCTTGGCACCCGCGCATTCAACGCGCTGTACGGCAATCGCATCGACGACTACTCCCCCGCGAACCAAGATGACGTCGCCACAGAGAACCTCGCCTACGCCGCACGCGCAGTGGATCGCATCGGGGCGACGGTCCTGATCGAGCCGGTCAGCGGTGCACCCCGGTATCCGCTGCTCACCGCAGCCGATGCCATCCGCGTCATCGACCGGGTGCACGCCCAGCACGGCGCGACCAACCTGCGGTTGCTCGCCGACTTCTACCACCTGCACGTCAACGGCGACGACATCGCCACCGCGATAACCGACTACGGCCCCCGTGTCGGCCACGTACAAATCGCCGACGCGCCTGGCCGGGGTGAACCGGGGACCGGGGAAATCCCGCTGCGCACTTACCTCGAGCAGTTGGCAGCACAGGGCTACCAGGGATACGTCGGCCTGGAGTACAAGGCAACCAAGCCGGACACCTTCGAATGGCTGCCGCGAGCAGAGCGCGGCGCCACCTTGCACGCACAAGCAGAAACGAGGATCTAA
- a CDS encoding glycerate kinase produces the protein MAGHVVIAPDKFKGSLTAAEAAEAISMGLRRGDPTLTTVHCPIADGGDGTLGTVLAAGFERIPVYAKGPTGQIVHTAYARSGKAAVVEMAEICGLQRLPGGTPAPMTASSRGLGEVVVQALDHGCRDIIIGVGGSASTDGGAGFLTALGATVRNQHGIRLQAGTPVGEAAHLDLTALHPDIACASFILASDVDNPLYGPLGAASVYAPQKGASPDQVLELDRGLRRWADIVERETEVDYRTAAGAGAAGGVGFAALAVLGAQMQPGIDVIIDRIELDSHLLGACAVVTGEGSLDRQSLRGKAAIGVCRRASTHGIPTFAIAGVSALTPAEANAAGFAGVYALSDLEPDPARSMSHAAELLAKVGERLAPALGRSIGSSR, from the coding sequence ATGGCTGGCCATGTGGTGATCGCGCCCGACAAGTTCAAGGGCTCACTGACGGCAGCTGAGGCCGCCGAGGCGATATCAATGGGCCTCAGACGAGGCGACCCAACGCTGACGACGGTGCACTGTCCGATTGCCGACGGCGGAGATGGCACGCTCGGCACCGTCTTGGCGGCCGGGTTCGAGCGGATCCCGGTCTATGCCAAGGGGCCGACGGGTCAGATTGTGCACACCGCGTACGCGCGTAGCGGCAAGGCTGCCGTCGTCGAAATGGCGGAAATCTGTGGCCTGCAACGGCTTCCCGGCGGCACGCCTGCTCCAATGACGGCTTCCAGTCGTGGCCTCGGCGAAGTAGTTGTGCAGGCCCTTGATCATGGCTGCCGCGACATCATCATCGGCGTCGGGGGCAGTGCGAGTACTGACGGAGGCGCAGGGTTTCTCACGGCCCTTGGCGCGACCGTGCGCAATCAGCACGGGATACGCCTGCAGGCAGGCACACCCGTCGGCGAGGCAGCCCACCTGGACCTCACCGCGCTGCATCCCGACATCGCCTGTGCCTCTTTCATTCTCGCTTCTGACGTCGACAACCCGCTGTACGGTCCGCTTGGCGCCGCGAGCGTCTATGCGCCGCAGAAGGGAGCCAGCCCGGATCAGGTTCTCGAGCTCGACCGCGGCCTTCGGCGCTGGGCGGACATTGTCGAGCGCGAAACGGAAGTGGACTATCGAACCGCCGCAGGTGCAGGCGCCGCCGGCGGCGTCGGCTTTGCGGCGCTGGCCGTACTCGGCGCGCAGATGCAACCAGGCATCGACGTCATCATCGACCGCATCGAGCTGGACAGCCATCTGCTGGGTGCGTGCGCGGTCGTCACCGGCGAGGGGTCACTGGATCGACAGTCGTTGCGCGGCAAGGCCGCAATTGGCGTGTGTCGGCGGGCTAGCACGCACGGCATCCCGACCTTCGCCATCGCAGGCGTGTCCGCGCTGACGCCCGCCGAGGCCAACGCCGCGGGCTTCGCAGGCGTCTACGCGCTCAGCGACTTGGAGCCCGACCCAGCGCGGTCGATGAGCCACGCGGCTGAGCTGCTCGCCAAGGTCGGAGAACGGCTCGCACCCGCACTCGGCCGGTCCATTGGCTCTTCGCGCTAG
- a CDS encoding NADPH:quinone oxidoreductase family protein: MRAIQIAQLDGPQAAKIVEVDEPSAGDGEVLIDVYAAGVAFPDALQSRGLYQYKPELPYTPGAEIAGVVRSAPDGAHVAAGDRVAALTMLCGAMAEVVALQPDRVFKLPDAVSFEAGAGLLFNDLTMHHALRTRGRLAEGETVLVHGAAGGIGTSTLRLAPAWGASRTIAVVSTEDKIAIAKAAGASDVVLADGFKDAVTELTGGRGVDIVVDPVGGDRFTDSLRSLAPGGRLLVIGFTGGDIPTVKVNRLLLNNVDAVGVGWGAWSLTHPGYLGEQWAELEPLLASGKVSAPEPIVYPLERAADAIASLEDRTAKGKVVVKVR; this comes from the coding sequence ATGCGCGCGATTCAGATTGCCCAGCTCGACGGGCCCCAGGCCGCCAAGATCGTCGAGGTAGACGAGCCCAGTGCCGGCGATGGCGAGGTCCTCATCGACGTCTACGCCGCGGGCGTGGCGTTTCCCGACGCCCTGCAATCGCGGGGGCTCTACCAGTACAAGCCCGAGTTGCCCTACACGCCCGGCGCCGAGATCGCGGGCGTGGTGCGCAGTGCGCCGGATGGCGCACACGTGGCGGCGGGTGATCGGGTCGCTGCACTGACCATGCTCTGCGGCGCGATGGCGGAAGTCGTTGCGTTACAACCGGATCGAGTTTTCAAGCTGCCGGACGCGGTGTCGTTCGAGGCAGGTGCCGGGTTGCTGTTCAACGACCTCACCATGCATCACGCGCTGCGAACGCGCGGTCGGCTGGCTGAAGGCGAGACGGTACTGGTGCACGGTGCAGCGGGCGGCATTGGCACGTCGACGCTGCGGCTTGCGCCGGCGTGGGGCGCGTCGCGCACGATCGCGGTGGTGAGCACCGAGGACAAGATCGCGATCGCGAAGGCGGCCGGAGCATCGGACGTGGTGCTGGCCGACGGGTTCAAGGACGCCGTCACGGAGTTGACCGGCGGACGGGGCGTCGACATCGTCGTCGACCCGGTGGGTGGCGATCGGTTCACGGACTCGTTGCGGTCGTTGGCGCCAGGCGGGCGGCTGCTGGTCATCGGCTTCACCGGCGGTGACATCCCAACGGTGAAGGTCAACCGGCTGCTGCTGAACAACGTCGATGCGGTCGGCGTCGGCTGGGGTGCCTGGAGCCTGACTCATCCGGGCTACCTGGGCGAGCAGTGGGCCGAGCTGGAGCCGCTGCTGGCGTCGGGCAAGGTTTCGGCACCGGAACCGATCGTCTATCCGCTCGAGCGTGCCGCCGACGCGATCGCATCGCTGGAGGACCGGACGGCGAAGGGCAAGGTCGTCGTCAAGGTGCGATGA
- a CDS encoding alpha/beta fold hydrolase, producing MGRGQEAGSPARKFAAAEALPKGRVVPVRSKDGIRLHTEVFGPEDGYPIVLAHGITCALRVWAYQIADLSTDYRVIAFDHRGHGKSAVPARRHRYSLDILASDLDSLLEATLSSGERAVIAGHSMGGIAITSWADRYPDRVLHRADAVALINTTTGDLLRNVRFMPMPPPLADVRVRAAGTLLKTFGAAPLLRAVDRPSRRFVSTIAVGRDADPAVADFIYELFTSTPPAGRGGWARTLVDALGPDHIGLTNLTVPTLVIGSTKDRLLPMVSSRHIAKMVPNLASFVELPGGHCAIVERPDDVNKHLRMLIESVARQRSA from the coding sequence ATGGGACGTGGCCAGGAGGCCGGTTCGCCGGCCAGAAAATTCGCCGCGGCCGAGGCATTGCCTAAGGGCCGCGTCGTTCCTGTTCGGTCCAAGGACGGCATCCGCCTGCACACCGAGGTATTCGGACCCGAGGACGGCTACCCGATCGTCCTCGCGCACGGCATCACCTGCGCCCTACGGGTATGGGCCTACCAGATCGCGGACCTGTCGACCGACTACCGCGTCATCGCGTTCGACCATCGCGGCCACGGCAAAAGCGCTGTGCCGGCCCGCCGCCACCGCTACAGCCTCGACATCCTGGCGAGCGATCTCGACTCCTTGCTGGAGGCGACGTTGTCGTCGGGCGAGCGCGCAGTCATCGCCGGCCACTCCATGGGCGGCATCGCGATCACGTCATGGGCCGACCGCTATCCCGACCGGGTGCTGCATCGTGCCGACGCGGTTGCGCTGATCAACACCACCACAGGCGACCTACTGCGCAATGTTCGATTCATGCCGATGCCCCCGCCGTTGGCCGATGTCAGGGTTCGTGCGGCAGGCACTCTGCTCAAAACCTTTGGTGCCGCACCACTTCTGCGTGCGGTGGATCGGCCGAGCCGTCGGTTTGTCTCGACGATTGCGGTGGGTCGCGACGCCGATCCCGCCGTCGCCGATTTCATCTACGAATTGTTCACCTCGACGCCGCCCGCCGGGCGTGGCGGCTGGGCGCGCACACTCGTCGACGCGCTGGGTCCCGACCACATCGGGCTGACCAACCTGACCGTGCCGACGTTAGTGATCGGAAGCACGAAAGACCGTCTACTGCCGATGGTTTCATCGCGGCACATCGCGAAGATGGTGCCCAACTTGGCGTCCTTCGTCGAGCTACCCGGCGGGCACTGCGCAATCGTCGAGCGTCCCGACGACGTCAACAAGCATCTGCGGATGCTGATCGAGTCGGTGGCCCGGCAGCGCAGCGCCTAA
- a CDS encoding flavin monoamine oxidase family protein, with protein MSIPPKVDVVVVGAGFAGLSAARDLVRLGHDVVVLEGRDRVGGRSSTARIADTPVDLGGTFVGPTQDAVIALAKELGCEMVRTYSRGKNLIRWHGKVRSYRSTIPKLSIIELLDVSRIQWRFERVCRRVPVDKPWTSSIAEILDSKTLDEWLRYVHASASTRNLMAIMSRVTWGCEPEEVSMLHATRYIKAAGGLGRMLDVEGGAQQDRFPGGTQQIALRIANELGDRVVLNAVVHSIERRSDGTLIVGSDCGDVAANAVIVAVPPQHRAGIAFDPPLAPEYEKLTEHWPQGNLSKAYAAYETPFWRTNGCSGEALSDEGPVFITFDVSPSDAGPGILLGFTDARAFDPLPPDQRRAQALDGFAALFGDEARQPIDYLDHCWGTEEFAPGGPTAAVPPVSWTTYGPWLRKPVDGIFWAGTETADEWTGFLDGAVRSGKRAADEVHRALTG; from the coding sequence GTGAGCATTCCACCCAAAGTCGACGTCGTCGTCGTGGGTGCCGGGTTCGCGGGGCTGTCGGCCGCCCGTGACCTGGTGCGGCTCGGGCACGACGTCGTGGTACTCGAAGGCCGGGATCGCGTCGGGGGACGTTCGTCGACGGCGAGGATCGCGGATACGCCGGTCGATCTCGGCGGAACGTTCGTCGGGCCAACCCAGGACGCCGTGATCGCGCTGGCGAAGGAATTGGGTTGTGAGATGGTGCGGACGTACAGCCGCGGCAAGAATCTGATCCGGTGGCACGGCAAGGTCCGGTCGTACCGCAGCACCATTCCGAAGCTGTCGATCATCGAGTTGCTCGACGTGTCGCGGATTCAGTGGCGGTTCGAACGCGTCTGCAGGCGGGTGCCGGTGGACAAGCCGTGGACGTCGTCGATCGCGGAGATCCTCGATTCCAAGACGCTCGACGAATGGCTGCGCTATGTGCATGCGTCCGCGTCGACGCGGAATCTGATGGCGATCATGTCGCGCGTGACGTGGGGCTGTGAGCCCGAGGAAGTGTCGATGTTGCACGCGACCCGTTACATCAAGGCGGCGGGTGGGCTCGGCAGGATGCTCGACGTCGAGGGCGGCGCCCAGCAGGACCGCTTTCCCGGTGGCACGCAACAGATTGCGCTGCGGATCGCCAACGAGCTCGGCGACCGCGTGGTATTGAACGCGGTCGTGCACAGCATCGAGCGGCGCTCCGACGGCACGCTGATCGTCGGCTCCGATTGTGGCGACGTCGCCGCTAACGCCGTCATCGTGGCGGTCCCCCCGCAGCATCGGGCAGGTATCGCGTTCGACCCGCCTCTTGCGCCCGAGTACGAAAAGCTCACGGAGCACTGGCCACAAGGCAACTTGAGCAAGGCGTACGCCGCCTACGAGACGCCGTTCTGGCGGACCAACGGCTGCTCCGGTGAGGCGCTGTCCGACGAGGGACCCGTGTTCATCACCTTCGACGTCAGCCCGAGCGACGCCGGGCCGGGCATCCTGCTCGGCTTCACCGACGCGCGGGCATTCGACCCACTCCCTCCCGACCAGCGGCGCGCGCAGGCGCTGGACGGCTTCGCGGCGCTGTTCGGTGACGAGGCACGACAGCCGATCGACTATCTCGACCATTGCTGGGGCACAGAGGAATTCGCGCCCGGCGGCCCGACGGCCGCGGTTCCACCAGTGTCATGGACGACGTACGGGCCGTGGCTGCGCAAGCCGGTCGATGGCATTTTCTGGGCAGGCACGGAGACCGCCGACGAATGGACCGGGTTTCTCGATGGCGCGGTGCGTTCGGGTAAGCGAGCGGCCGACGAGGTGCATCGGGCGCTGACCGGTTAG
- a CDS encoding TIGR03617 family F420-dependent LLM class oxidoreductase gives MKVMTALFGPTDAKERAHLLREAGASGVFTFEGPHDVFTPLALAAAVEDLDLMTNVAIAFPRNPIHLAHQANDLQLLTKGRFTLGLGTQVRTQIEKRFGAEFDRPVARMTELVRALRAIFGAWNSGERLDFRGEYYRHTLMTPTFSPGANPYGPPPIYVGALGPRLTHATAKVADGLLVMPFGSKRFLQEATMPAVREGLAAAGRSEADFAVVPEIIVSAGDDHSATRRLLAFYGSTPAYRPVLDVHGWGDLQPELNKLSKQGLWEDMGALIDDEVLHSIAACGSPAEIAAHIRDRVAGVSDRICIYQPGPIAVESLASIVDALNH, from the coding sequence GTGAAGGTCATGACAGCGTTGTTTGGACCGACGGATGCCAAGGAACGCGCGCACCTGTTGCGCGAGGCCGGCGCCAGCGGGGTGTTCACCTTCGAGGGGCCGCACGACGTGTTCACACCGCTGGCATTGGCCGCGGCCGTCGAAGACCTTGACCTGATGACCAATGTCGCGATTGCGTTTCCCCGCAACCCGATTCACCTCGCCCACCAAGCCAACGACCTGCAGTTGCTGACGAAGGGGCGGTTCACACTCGGGCTCGGCACACAGGTGCGCACGCAGATCGAGAAGCGGTTCGGCGCGGAGTTCGACCGGCCCGTTGCCAGGATGACGGAACTGGTGCGCGCGTTGCGCGCCATCTTCGGGGCATGGAACTCCGGCGAACGCCTGGACTTCCGCGGGGAGTACTACCGGCACACGCTGATGACGCCCACCTTCAGCCCCGGCGCCAACCCCTATGGTCCGCCGCCCATCTACGTCGGTGCGCTCGGCCCGCGGCTGACACACGCCACCGCCAAGGTCGCCGATGGTTTGCTCGTCATGCCGTTCGGCTCCAAGCGGTTTCTGCAGGAGGCGACGATGCCCGCGGTACGCGAGGGGCTCGCCGCCGCGGGCCGCAGCGAGGCCGACTTCGCGGTGGTCCCTGAGATCATCGTGTCCGCCGGTGACGATCATTCCGCCACCCGCAGGCTGCTTGCGTTCTATGGGTCGACGCCTGCGTACCGGCCCGTCCTGGACGTGCACGGCTGGGGTGACCTGCAGCCCGAGCTCAACAAGCTGTCCAAACAGGGCCTCTGGGAGGACATGGGCGCTCTGATCGACGACGAGGTGCTGCACAGCATCGCGGCATGCGGCAGCCCCGCCGAGATCGCCGCCCATATCCGCGACCGGGTGGCAGGCGTCTCCGACCGAATCTGCATCTACCAGCCAGGACCAATTGCGGTGGAGTCACTCGCCTCGATCGTTGACGCGCTCAACCACTGA